The Thermosynechococcus sp. genome has a segment encoding these proteins:
- the lepB gene encoding signal peptidase I: MSDGKVPPTNAPAPESGIANTKKATEPWWLEMAKTLGLAAVLAFGIRTFVAEARYIPTGSMENTLLINDRLIIEKISYYFHAPHRGDIIVFNPTPTLQQAGFRDAFIKRVVGLPGDRVELRQGRVYVNNQPLPEPYLAPSTFTSVDTCAGMQPYLAQPQVIPANSYLVLGDNRNNSFDGRCWGVVPRSYIIGRAALRFWPPNRWGLITDPKEPQR; this comes from the coding sequence ATGTCCGATGGCAAAGTGCCACCCACAAATGCTCCAGCCCCTGAATCAGGGATAGCCAACACAAAAAAGGCCACAGAACCCTGGTGGCTAGAGATGGCTAAAACCTTAGGGCTTGCGGCTGTCCTTGCCTTTGGCATTCGTACATTTGTGGCCGAGGCGCGCTATATCCCCACCGGGTCCATGGAGAACACCCTCCTGATCAACGATCGCCTGATTATTGAAAAAATCAGCTACTATTTCCATGCCCCCCATCGGGGCGACATTATCGTGTTTAATCCAACCCCCACACTTCAGCAGGCGGGCTTTCGTGATGCCTTTATCAAACGGGTGGTGGGCTTACCGGGCGATCGCGTAGAACTGCGCCAAGGGCGCGTCTATGTCAACAATCAACCGCTACCCGAACCCTATCTTGCGCCCTCAACCTTTACTTCAGTGGACACCTGTGCTGGGATGCAGCCCTACCTTGCTCAACCCCAAGTGATTCCTGCCAACAGTTACTTGGTGTTGGGGGATAACCGCAATAATAGCTTTGATGGCCGCTGCTGGGGAGTGGTACCCCGCAGTTACATTATTGGCCGGGCGGCGCTTCGCTTTTGGCCCCCCAATCGCTGGGGGTTGATTACCGATCCCAAGGAACCCCAACGGTGA